In a single window of the Nicotiana tomentosiformis chromosome 10, ASM39032v3, whole genome shotgun sequence genome:
- the LOC104101606 gene encoding probable ribose-5-phosphate isomerase 2: MAIAYPQFFKPKKVEPSLMVSVSSVNLSQDELKKVAAYKAVEFVESGMVVGLGTGSTAKHAVDKIAELLHTGKLKNIIGIPTSKITHEQAVSLGIPLSDLNKHPIVDLSIDGADEVDQEMNLVKGRGGSLLREKMVEAASKKFIVIVDESKLVNYLGGSGLAMPVEIVPFCWEFTLKRLEMLFIEAGCVGKLRTVGEDGEAYVTDNGNYIIDLYFKKDMGDLKAASDAILRLAGVVEHGMFIDMATTVIVAGKLGVSVTNKE, from the coding sequence ATGGCTATTGCTTACCCTCAATTTTTCAAACCCAAAAAGGTGGAACCTTCATTAATGGTTTCAGTTTCTTCTGTCAATTTATCACAAGATGAGCTTAAAAAAGTTGCAGCATATAAAGCGGTTGAATTTGTTGAGTCAGGTATGGTTGTTGGTTTAGGCACAGGTTCAACAGCAAAACATGCTGTAGACAAAATAGCTGAATTATTACACACTGGAAAATTAAAAAACATTATAGGAATACCAACTTCCAAGATTACACATGAACAAGCTGTTTCACTTGGTATACCATTATCAGATCTGAATAAACATCCAATTGTTGATTTATCAATTGATGGTGCTGATGAAGTTGACCAAGAAATGAATTTGGTCAAAGGTAGAGGAGGGTCATTACTTAGAGAAAAAATGGTTGAAGCTGCTTCAAAGAAATTTATTGTTATAGTTGATGAGTCAAAATTGGTGAATTATTTAGGTGGTAGTGGACTTGCTATGCCTGTTGAGATTGTTCCCTTTTGTTGGGAATTTACACTTAAAAGGCTTGAGATGTTGTTTATTGAAGCTGGTTGTGTTGGGAAATTGAGAACTGTTGGAGAAGATGGTGAAGCTTATGTTACTGATAATGGTAATTATATTATTGATTTGTATTTCAAGAAAGATATGGGAGATTTGAAAGCTGCTAGTGATGCTATTTTGAGACTTGCTGGTGTTGTTGAGCATGGTATGTTTATTGATATGGCTACAACTGTTATTGTGGCTGGAAAACTTGGTGTTTCTGTTACTAATAAGGAGTAA